The stretch of DNA CCTGGGGCCGGCTCCGGGTCTCGGGGCTTGGCCTGAGCTCGCCTTTGGACGCACGATTCTTCGTTTCTGCGTTCTCGGGCCACGACTCTGCGTTCGCGCGTCCCAACGGTGGGTCTGCCACCTTCTGAGCGCTCTACAGGTGGCAGATCCACCGCCGGCGGGGTCAGACGGAGCAGAGATCCTCCCTTCTCGTGGACCGTGCCACGAGAAGGGAGAAGCACTGCCCGCCCCACCCCCAAGGGCACCCACGATTCTTCCTTCGTGCGTTCGAGGTCGGACGCTTCTGCGTTGGTGACGGGATCCCGTAGCAAACGCAGCATCCTTGACCTCCGACGCACGAACGCAGCTTCTTGCGTCCACACCCAGCATCGACCCGCAGCCCGAGACCCCAACCCAGCGCCGTCGCCAGCCGCCCGGTCGAGGCCCTTTCGGAGACCACACCCAGCGCCAGCCGAGGCAGCGCACCAGCAAGGTCAGACCCCCTGCGGCGGCGCAGCCGCAAGCACAGACCCACGCGGGCAGCGCACCAGCAAGGTCACGACGACCGCAGGCAGCGCGCCCCAGCCGGAGACGCGCTCAGTCCACGTCGGCGGAGTCGGGGTCGAAGAGGTCGGCGGCGGCGCCGACGACGAGGGGGTCGGGGGTGCGGACGACGTCGTGGTCCTTGCCGGGGTAGTCGAAGCGGTGCAGCACGTGGCGCATGGCCTCGAGACGGGCGCGCTTCTTGTCGTTGCTCTTCACGACGGTCCAGGGGGAGTGCTTGGTGTCCGTCCGGCGGAACATGGCCTCCTTCGCCTCGGTGTAGGCGTCCCACTTGTCGAGGGACGCGAGGTCCATGGGGGAGAGCTTCCACTGACGCACCGGGTCGATCTGGCGGATCGTGAATCGCGTGAGCTGCTCGGCCCGCGACACGGAGAACCAGAACTTCACGACGTGGATGCCGTCGTTGACGAGCATCTTCTCGAACGCGGGGGCCTGCTTGAGGAACTCCGTGTACTGCTCGGGCGTGCAGAAGCCCATCACCCGCTCGACGCCGGCCCGGTTGTACCAGGAGCGGTCGAAGAACGTGATCTCGCCCGACGTCGGCAGGTGGTAGACGTAGCGCTGGAAGTACCACTGGCCCTGCTCGCGGTCGGTCGGCTTGACCAGCGCGACGACCCGCGCGCCGCGGGGGTTCAGGTGCTCGGTGAAGCGCTTGATGGTGCCGCCCTTGCCGGCCGCGTCGCGTCCCTCGAACAGCAGCACGAGGCGCTGCCCCGACTCCTTGACCCAGCTCTGCAGCTTGATGAGCTCGATCTGCAGCAGACGCTTCTCCAGCTCGTACGTGTCGCGGTCCAGACGCTCGGCGTACGGGTAGCCCTCGCGCCACGTGTCGACGGCCAGGCCGCTGGCGTCGAGGAGGACGGGGTCGTCGTCGTCGGAGTCGTCGACGGAGAAGGCGGAGAGCTGCACGGGGCTGAGGGTCTCGAGCACGACGCGCAGCGTAGGGGAGGCCGGTGAACGTGAGGTGACTCCTCACTACGATGGGTCGGTACCCGCACCCCAGCCGCAAGGGAGACGCATGTCGTCGGCCATCTCGCGTGAGGACGTCGCCCACCTGGCGAACCTCGCGCGCATCTCGCTCAGCGAGGACGAGCTCGATCGGCTGGGCGCCGAGCTGCCCGCCATCCTCGACCACGTCGCCGCGGTCCAGGAGGCCGCGAGCGCCGACGTGCCCGCCATGAGCCACCCCGTGCCGATCGACAACGTCTTCCGCGACGACGTCGTCCGCCCCGGTCTCACGCCCGACGAGGCCCTCGCGGGCGCGCCGGCCAGCGAGGAGCAGCGCTTCCTCGTGCCGCAGATCCTGGGGGAGGACTGACATGAGCGACCCCATCCGCCTGAAGGCCGCCGAGATCGCCGAGGCGCTCGGCGACGGCAGCCTGACGTCCGTCGACGTCACGCAGGCCCACCTCGACCGGATCGCCGACGTCGACGACCGGCTCGGCGCTTTCCTGCACGTCGACCCCGAGGGGGCGCTGGCCACCGCGACCGACGTCGACGCGCGCCGCGCCGCCGGCGAGACGCTCCCGACGCTGGCGGGCGTGCCGGTGGCCGTGAAGGACCTCATCAACACCGTCGGCCAGCCCACGACGGCCGGCTCGCGGATCCTCGAGGGCTGGGTGCCGCCGTACGACGCCACCGTCGTCTCGCGGCTGCGCGCCGCCGGGCTGCCGATCCTCGGCAAGACCAACCTCGACGAGTTCGCGATGGGCTCGTCCAACGAGCACTCCGCCTACAAGCCCGCCCGCAACCCGTGGGACACCGAGCGCATCCCCGGCGGCTCGAGCGGCGGGTCGGCCGCTGCCGTCGCCGGCTACGAGGCACCGCTCGCGCTGGGCACCGACACCGGTGGCTCGATCCGCCAGCCCGGCGCCATGACCGGCATCGTGGGCGTCAAGCCGACCTACGGCGGAGTCTCGCGGTACGGCGTCATC from Aeromicrobium erythreum encodes:
- the ppk2 gene encoding polyphosphate kinase 2; this encodes MLETLSPVQLSAFSVDDSDDDDPVLLDASGLAVDTWREGYPYAERLDRDTYELEKRLLQIELIKLQSWVKESGQRLVLLFEGRDAAGKGGTIKRFTEHLNPRGARVVALVKPTDREQGQWYFQRYVYHLPTSGEITFFDRSWYNRAGVERVMGFCTPEQYTEFLKQAPAFEKMLVNDGIHVVKFWFSVSRAEQLTRFTIRQIDPVRQWKLSPMDLASLDKWDAYTEAKEAMFRRTDTKHSPWTVVKSNDKKRARLEAMRHVLHRFDYPGKDHDVVRTPDPLVVGAAADLFDPDSADVD
- the gatC gene encoding Asp-tRNA(Asn)/Glu-tRNA(Gln) amidotransferase subunit GatC, coding for MSSAISREDVAHLANLARISLSEDELDRLGAELPAILDHVAAVQEAASADVPAMSHPVPIDNVFRDDVVRPGLTPDEALAGAPASEEQRFLVPQILGED